One genomic window of Rhodopirellula halodulae includes the following:
- a CDS encoding molybdopterin-dependent oxidoreductase: MPQSPLPPNQQLVRGDRWPVVGERSPGDTTTPWTLEITGCVTRPLKFTLDQLGSMPQSTRQIDVHCVTRWSKPAMTFTGVRLLDLLHVSDCPIWTSDAQFVSFVARSERNHSTSLPLDEVLQLDPLIAFEAEGKALPTENGGPMRMVVPGKYFYKSVKWIQRFEFLAEERLGYWESEAGYHNGADPWREQRYMAPTLTKQAAARVLESRDFRNQNLRGIHAAHRDLTGLMATEALLRDADFGSCTLQRADFRDANLSNAKLNDADLRSSDFSNADLEGADFSGADLRECTLHGASLFGCTFFPPSDSASNEEHRDRTSRPAVIDMTTRIDIASLDALVEEQKQFVLRSLKSE; this comes from the coding sequence ATGCCCCAATCTCCTCTCCCACCGAATCAGCAATTGGTACGAGGCGACCGGTGGCCGGTGGTCGGCGAACGGAGTCCCGGCGACACGACGACTCCTTGGACGCTGGAGATCACGGGATGTGTGACCCGCCCACTGAAGTTCACACTGGATCAACTCGGTTCAATGCCGCAAAGCACCCGGCAAATCGACGTGCACTGTGTCACACGTTGGTCCAAACCGGCGATGACGTTCACGGGCGTGCGTCTGCTTGATTTGCTGCACGTGTCCGACTGCCCCATTTGGACAAGCGACGCTCAATTCGTTTCGTTCGTTGCCCGAAGTGAACGCAACCATTCCACTTCGCTTCCGTTGGACGAGGTTCTGCAGCTCGATCCGCTGATCGCGTTCGAAGCGGAAGGCAAAGCATTGCCGACGGAAAATGGTGGTCCGATGCGGATGGTGGTGCCCGGCAAGTACTTTTACAAGAGCGTGAAATGGATCCAGCGCTTTGAGTTCTTGGCCGAAGAACGTCTGGGATACTGGGAATCCGAAGCGGGCTATCACAACGGTGCGGATCCCTGGCGTGAACAACGCTACATGGCCCCCACGTTGACCAAACAAGCCGCCGCCAGAGTCCTCGAATCCCGAGACTTTCGCAACCAAAACCTACGGGGCATCCACGCCGCCCACCGAGACCTCACTGGATTGATGGCGACGGAAGCGTTGCTGCGAGATGCCGACTTTGGATCCTGTACATTGCAACGCGCCGACTTCCGGGACGCAAATCTTTCCAACGCCAAGTTGAACGACGCAGATCTTCGCTCGTCGGATTTCAGCAACGCCGACTTGGAAGGTGCGGACTTTTCAGGTGCTGACTTGCGAGAATGTACCCTTCATGGAGCTTCACTTTTTGGGTGCACCTTCTTCCCACCGAGCGATTCCGCTTCCAACGAAGAACACCGCGACAGAACATCGCGGCCTGCCGTGATTGACATGACCACACGGATTGACATCGCTTCCCTCGATGCCTTGGTTGAAGAACAAAAGCAATTTGTCTTACGCTCACTCAAAAGCGAGTGA
- a CDS encoding TFIIB-type zinc ribbon-containing protein, with protein MTCANSMLEFGSLGSFAVEGCRRCHGVLLKRPVFAMLVQERRQAYTGPDRVGEFDPALDGPRDHHSRLTCPTCCVAMDSFFYAGPGRVAIDSCDRCESVWLDHGELSAITEAPGVR; from the coding sequence GTGACCTGTGCCAACTCCATGTTGGAGTTTGGATCGTTGGGGAGTTTCGCGGTAGAAGGTTGCCGACGGTGTCACGGCGTTTTGTTGAAACGCCCCGTCTTTGCGATGTTGGTTCAAGAACGGCGACAAGCTTACACAGGGCCGGATCGTGTGGGCGAGTTTGACCCGGCGCTGGATGGTCCGCGTGATCACCATTCTCGTCTGACCTGTCCCACTTGTTGCGTCGCGATGGATTCGTTCTTTTACGCTGGCCCTGGTCGTGTGGCAATTGATTCTTGCGATCGTTGCGAAAGCGTGTGGTTGGACCATGGTGAATTAAGTGCGATCACCGAAGCCCCCGGTGTCCGCTGA
- a CDS encoding exo-alpha-sialidase, with product MRRFQRSVLLFCSLITLASWGHDVAAQRPPAGVPNGIEKVLRIQPRELNGRNSEGDFVQLNDGRLLLIYTKFIGTGDHAPAALVSRISSDGGVTWSANDVSVIERGSEDSNLMSVSLLRLQDDRIALFYIRKYAPPPEAKHLFLDEILMRTSSDEGASWADPIRVVPEDMPSYSVLNNDRVIQLASGRLVVPLAVHYRVGWEGYRSSAEMVCYLSDDHGSTWKSSKTALRSELLAQEPGVVELADGRLVMFCRSQDCQLISFSEDQGDTWSELTRSTINQPTVSPASIKRIPQTGDLLMLWNNGDDELAKQKPIGRRPFTAAISKDDGKTWQNIRNVGTDPDGWYCYTAIEFVGDHVLLAHCEYPRLNSLQVTRVPLKWFYDSEHADAGDVSKSSTQQEPIDYTISLDVAHEGFDGKQCWVHARVGVVPSEDAEPAAVMTTQKLLLSGSDVFYRLHQSRKRPAELGWSDLKPIDSFSRQTVRDGKIPRGGLRNAELLREGDETTVCDFVPQWHAASQRLLGIGQTVWYRDNRVMRVRPRGIAYSVMDRRHENWSDWRVVDLPDDPIFDNAGAGSAQRLDLPGGDVLLPIYCKKPQDKEFSSIVVRCRFDGEILHYVEHGNALTIPVDRGLYEPSLTHFGGKYFLTLRNDQHGYVATSDDGLEFSPPVKWTFDDGSELGNYNTQQHWVTHSDGLFLVYTRRAENNDHVFRHRAPLFIARVDPERLCLIRKSERVLVPEHGARLGNFGVTRVSPNETWVTVAEWMQPEGVEKHGSNNRIFVAKLRWNRPNQLASMTSNLGVPIEPTAYCKPPRAYLEPSAEHRSPLMFEDGSAVSRAAQWPRRRREILDDWETLMGKWPERIEDPKPRIVQSETLDGLVRHTIEFQWTPNEKTTGYLLIPNSSGDGEVPLPAVLSVYYEPETAIGLGKPHRDFALQLAKRGFVTLSIGTTEATQAKTYALYHPSIDEASVQPLSMLAYAAANAWQVLADRPEVDRDRIGIVGHSFGGKWAMFAACLFDRFACAAWSDPGIVFDETISDVNYWEPWYLGYHPRPWRDRGPITEQNPARGLYPDLIQEGRDLHELHALMAPRPFLVSGGSADPIGRWRALNHTIAVNRLLGYHDRVAMTNRPNHSPNADSNGVVYAFFERHLLGR from the coding sequence ATGCGTCGGTTTCAAAGAAGCGTTTTGCTGTTTTGTAGTTTGATAACTCTGGCTTCTTGGGGTCACGACGTCGCGGCACAGCGTCCTCCGGCGGGTGTTCCCAATGGAATCGAGAAAGTCCTGCGAATCCAGCCACGCGAACTGAACGGACGCAACAGCGAAGGTGACTTTGTTCAGCTCAATGATGGACGGTTGCTGCTGATCTACACCAAGTTCATTGGTACCGGTGACCATGCGCCGGCGGCTCTGGTTTCGCGAATATCATCCGATGGCGGGGTCACTTGGTCGGCCAATGATGTTTCGGTGATCGAGCGTGGCAGCGAGGACTCGAATTTGATGTCGGTGTCGCTACTGCGTTTGCAAGACGACCGGATCGCATTGTTTTACATTCGCAAATACGCTCCACCTCCGGAAGCAAAGCATCTATTCCTCGATGAGATTCTGATGCGAACGAGTTCCGACGAGGGCGCAAGTTGGGCCGATCCGATTCGCGTGGTTCCGGAGGACATGCCGTCCTACAGCGTTCTCAACAACGATCGTGTCATTCAACTGGCCAGCGGTCGCTTGGTGGTTCCGCTGGCAGTTCACTACCGCGTTGGTTGGGAAGGGTACCGGTCTTCCGCTGAGATGGTTTGCTATTTGTCGGATGACCACGGGTCAACATGGAAATCTAGCAAAACAGCTTTGCGGTCGGAATTGCTCGCTCAGGAACCCGGTGTCGTCGAACTCGCTGACGGACGGCTGGTGATGTTTTGCCGAAGCCAAGATTGTCAGTTGATCTCGTTCTCGGAGGATCAAGGTGACACTTGGTCAGAGCTGACCCGTTCAACGATCAATCAGCCCACGGTCTCGCCCGCCTCGATCAAACGGATTCCGCAAACCGGCGATCTGCTGATGCTGTGGAACAACGGCGACGATGAACTGGCAAAGCAAAAGCCGATCGGAAGGCGGCCATTTACGGCTGCGATCTCCAAGGACGACGGCAAGACTTGGCAAAACATCCGCAACGTCGGCACCGATCCGGACGGTTGGTATTGCTACACCGCCATCGAGTTTGTGGGCGATCACGTTTTGCTGGCTCACTGCGAATACCCACGATTGAATTCGCTGCAAGTCACTCGTGTTCCACTAAAGTGGTTTTATGATTCCGAACACGCCGATGCCGGAGACGTTTCAAAGTCTTCCACGCAACAGGAACCAATCGACTACACGATTTCGCTGGACGTGGCTCACGAAGGATTTGACGGAAAACAATGTTGGGTGCACGCTCGCGTCGGCGTTGTCCCGAGCGAGGATGCTGAACCCGCCGCAGTGATGACGACTCAGAAACTCCTGTTGTCGGGTTCTGACGTCTTCTACCGTCTTCATCAATCGCGAAAACGGCCGGCCGAATTGGGGTGGTCGGATCTGAAGCCCATCGATTCCTTTTCGCGTCAAACGGTTCGCGACGGCAAAATCCCTCGGGGTGGGTTACGCAATGCGGAGTTGCTGCGAGAGGGGGATGAAACCACGGTTTGTGACTTTGTCCCGCAGTGGCACGCGGCGAGCCAACGTTTGCTCGGAATCGGGCAAACGGTGTGGTACCGCGACAATCGAGTGATGCGAGTGCGTCCGCGTGGGATTGCCTACAGCGTGATGGACCGGCGGCACGAAAATTGGTCGGACTGGCGAGTGGTTGATTTGCCCGACGATCCGATCTTTGACAATGCGGGTGCGGGCAGTGCGCAGCGATTGGATCTGCCGGGCGGTGATGTGCTGTTGCCGATTTACTGCAAGAAGCCGCAAGACAAAGAATTTTCTTCCATCGTGGTGCGATGTCGCTTTGACGGAGAAATCTTGCATTATGTGGAACACGGTAACGCCTTGACCATTCCCGTTGATCGAGGCCTGTACGAACCGTCACTAACACACTTCGGCGGAAAGTACTTCCTGACGCTTCGAAATGACCAACATGGTTATGTCGCCACCAGCGACGATGGCTTGGAGTTCAGCCCGCCCGTGAAATGGACGTTCGATGATGGCAGCGAGCTGGGGAATTACAACACCCAGCAACACTGGGTGACCCACAGCGATGGATTGTTCTTGGTCTACACACGACGCGCCGAAAACAACGATCACGTTTTCCGGCATCGAGCCCCGTTGTTCATCGCCCGTGTCGATCCGGAACGCCTTTGTTTGATCCGAAAGTCCGAGCGTGTCTTGGTACCCGAACATGGTGCGAGGCTGGGGAACTTTGGCGTGACGCGGGTTTCACCCAACGAAACGTGGGTGACCGTGGCGGAGTGGATGCAGCCGGAAGGTGTTGAGAAACATGGCAGCAACAATCGGATCTTCGTTGCGAAGCTGAGATGGAATCGTCCCAACCAGTTGGCTTCGATGACATCGAACCTCGGTGTGCCGATTGAACCGACAGCTTATTGCAAACCACCGCGAGCCTATCTGGAACCTTCGGCGGAGCATCGGTCCCCGTTGATGTTTGAAGACGGTTCAGCGGTTTCGCGAGCGGCTCAATGGCCGAGACGACGGCGAGAAATCCTGGATGACTGGGAAACGTTGATGGGCAAGTGGCCGGAAAGGATCGAAGATCCCAAGCCGAGAATTGTGCAAAGTGAGACGCTGGATGGCTTGGTGCGTCACACGATCGAGTTCCAATGGACGCCGAACGAGAAAACCACCGGGTATCTGTTGATTCCAAATTCCAGCGGAGACGGTGAAGTCCCACTTCCCGCGGTGCTTTCGGTTTACTACGAACCGGAGACTGCGATTGGCTTGGGCAAACCCCACCGCGACTTTGCGTTGCAATTGGCGAAACGTGGTTTCGTCACCTTGTCGATCGGCACGACGGAAGCGACCCAAGCCAAAACGTATGCGTTGTATCATCCCTCGATTGATGAGGCGTCGGTTCAACCGCTATCGATGCTGGCCTACGCCGCAGCGAATGCTTGGCAGGTGTTGGCGGATCGTCCAGAAGTCGATCGAGATCGGATCGGCATCGTGGGGCATTCGTTCGGTGGAAAGTGGGCGATGTTTGCGGCTTGTTTGTTCGATCGTTTTGCCTGTGCCGCGTGGTCGGATCCGGGAATCGTTTTTGACGAGACAATCTCGGACGTGAACTACTGGGAGCCGTGGTATTTGGGTTATCACCCGCGGCCGTGGCGAGATCGAGGCCCAATCACCGAGCAAAACCCCGCTCGTGGCTTGTATCCCGATTTGATTCAGGAGGGGCGTGATTTGCACGAACTGCATGCTTTGATGGCCCCTCGTCCGTTCCTCGTTTCAGGTGGATCGGCGGATCCGATCGGGCGTTGGCGAGCACTCAATCACACGATCGCGGTGAACCGCTTGCTTGGATATCACGACCGCGTTGCGATGACCAATCGGCCAAATCACTCACCGAACGCGGATTCCAATGGGGTCGTTTATGCGTTCTTCGAGCGACACTTGCTGGGCCGGTGA
- a CDS encoding PH domain-containing protein, translating into MVSQLTEEEATLTYRCPMCEASVRVDEHRVGETIDCPSCDRPFELVPPKAHPIPAEQVDAEHVIDASDVAETEAIEHVVHPVVLRRHFFGTLLCLVILSVSTIAIGFALLGEAVFGFAATTVLIACGIAAVIAMGFIGKWLIESRAQSLSLTNERLIYRYGIVQRETSELRHDDVRNVKLDQNVVERLLNFGDIAISSSGQDEMEIVIHDIPSPKNVIEFIRKRQ; encoded by the coding sequence ATGGTTTCTCAACTCACCGAAGAAGAAGCAACGCTGACTTATCGATGCCCCATGTGCGAGGCCTCGGTACGCGTCGACGAACACCGTGTTGGCGAGACCATTGACTGCCCTTCTTGTGATCGTCCTTTCGAGTTGGTTCCCCCCAAGGCTCATCCGATTCCCGCTGAGCAGGTGGACGCAGAACATGTCATCGATGCTTCCGATGTGGCGGAAACCGAAGCCATCGAACACGTTGTTCACCCCGTGGTTCTTCGCCGCCACTTCTTCGGAACTCTTCTCTGCCTCGTCATTCTTAGCGTGTCCACGATCGCAATTGGATTTGCCTTGCTGGGCGAGGCCGTATTTGGCTTCGCTGCAACAACGGTGCTGATTGCCTGTGGCATTGCTGCGGTGATTGCGATGGGCTTCATCGGGAAATGGTTGATTGAAAGTCGGGCACAGTCTCTCTCTTTGACAAACGAGCGTCTGATCTATCGTTATGGGATTGTCCAACGCGAAACCAGTGAACTGAGGCATGATGACGTTCGCAACGTGAAGTTGGATCAAAACGTCGTGGAACGTCTGCTCAACTTCGGCGACATCGCAATCTCCAGTTCTGGTCAAGACGAAATGGAAATCGTGATCCACGACATCCCATCGCCCAAGAATGTCATTGAATTCATTCGCAAACGTCAGTGA
- a CDS encoding AraC family transcriptional regulator, translated as MNSPVTPLADAALSEWRQQVFGSIVNPMACFDLFDFLPQIYMYVKSADGRYLRGNRVMCRVIGVEDESCIIGRSDFDFFPPAIATQYVEEDRRVIASREALTDQIWLVPDSRGVPQIYSCHKVPLMDARGDVVALAGVKRRYQDADAPESGHLRLVKVVQFVSNFYGDPISVADLAEQANLSASQLHREFMRRFQITPNQYIREVRVGVARYLLETTEEPIGAIAANTGFYDQSHLTRQFKMSTGVTPTEYRRQYSPLQ; from the coding sequence ATGAATTCTCCTGTAACCCCTCTCGCGGACGCTGCTTTGAGCGAGTGGCGACAACAGGTCTTCGGAAGCATTGTGAATCCGATGGCATGTTTCGATTTGTTCGATTTTTTGCCGCAAATCTACATGTACGTGAAATCGGCCGACGGACGCTATCTGCGCGGCAATCGTGTCATGTGTCGCGTGATCGGCGTGGAGGATGAATCTTGCATCATCGGGCGGTCAGACTTCGACTTTTTCCCGCCCGCGATCGCCACTCAATATGTCGAAGAAGACCGCCGGGTCATCGCTTCGCGCGAAGCGTTGACAGATCAAATTTGGTTGGTTCCCGACAGTCGCGGCGTGCCGCAGATCTATTCATGCCACAAAGTTCCGTTGATGGATGCTCGCGGCGACGTGGTGGCATTGGCGGGTGTCAAACGACGCTATCAAGACGCGGATGCGCCCGAGAGTGGGCATTTGCGATTGGTGAAGGTCGTGCAGTTTGTCAGCAACTTCTACGGCGATCCAATCTCAGTGGCTGACTTGGCGGAACAAGCCAACCTGTCCGCCAGTCAGCTTCATCGTGAGTTCATGCGACGGTTTCAAATCACGCCAAACCAGTACATTCGCGAAGTGCGAGTCGGTGTGGCGCGGTATCTGTTGGAGACCACCGAGGAACCCATCGGAGCGATTGCCGCGAACACGGGGTTCTATGATCAGAGTCACCTGACGCGGCAATTCAAAATGTCGACCGGTGTGACACCCACCGAATACCGTCGCCAATACAGCCCGTTGCAGTGA
- the katG gene encoding catalase/peroxidase HPI, with translation MNPHTPFPGTQSMFSDDQVCNETHASRADVCRRFAKRFFRQRVTLRPFALTLGCLAASTTASLFAQDATGSSSASQADAISKCPVMGNPVGPNRHTVSGAMSNGDWWPNQLNLDILHQNSMKSNPMGEDFDYAAEFNSLDLAAVKNDIKELMTTSQDWWPADYGHYGPLFIRMAWHSAGTYRVTDGRGGASDGTQRFAPLNSWPDNANLDKARRLLWPIKQKYGRKISWADLMVLTGNCALEDMGFKTLGFAGGREDVWEPQKDVYWGPETKWLGDKRYTDDRELDNPLAAVQMGLIYVNPEGPNGKPDPIAAAKDIRETFGRMAMNDEETVALIAGGHTFGKAHGAATPEGNVGPEPEGEALEAQGLGWINSRGTGNGSDTITSGLEGAWTSTPAEWSHGYFENLFGYEWKLVKSPAGAYQWTPVDENAKGTVPDAHDESKSHAPMMFTTDLALRMDPAYGKISRRFYENPEQFEEAFAKAWYKLTHRDMGPVSRLLGSEVPEPQLWQDPVPEVSHDFVGANEIEQLKQKILATGLDSSDLVSTAWASASTFRGSDMRGGANGARLRLAPQKDWAVNEPAQLQQVLSKLEAVRSEFNASRKDNVRISMADMIVLAGNAGVEAAAMKAGHPVQVPFAPGRTDATQEMTDVESFEVMEPIADGFRNYQAHNADRPAEELLVDKANLLTLTAPEMAVLVGGMRVLDTNAGAGPLADLGKFTKRPGSLTNDFFVNLLDMNTIWKKSPMCEHFFEGRDRDSGNLKWTASRVDLVFGSNSQLRSIAEVYASEDAKEKFVEDFVAAWTKVMNLDRFDLETTSDTGTQVAAN, from the coding sequence ATGAATCCCCACACACCATTTCCCGGCACACAATCGATGTTTTCTGACGACCAAGTTTGCAATGAAACACACGCATCGCGTGCGGACGTCTGCCGTCGTTTCGCGAAGCGATTTTTTCGTCAACGCGTTACTTTGCGTCCCTTCGCACTGACTCTGGGTTGCTTGGCGGCATCGACCACCGCGAGTTTGTTCGCGCAAGACGCAACCGGTTCTTCTTCCGCATCCCAAGCCGACGCGATCAGCAAGTGTCCGGTGATGGGAAACCCAGTGGGCCCCAACCGGCACACGGTTTCGGGCGCGATGTCCAATGGTGATTGGTGGCCCAACCAATTGAACTTGGACATCCTTCATCAGAATTCGATGAAGAGCAATCCGATGGGCGAAGACTTCGACTACGCCGCGGAGTTCAATTCGTTGGACTTGGCCGCAGTCAAAAACGACATCAAAGAACTGATGACGACGTCACAGGATTGGTGGCCCGCGGATTACGGGCACTACGGTCCGCTGTTCATCCGAATGGCTTGGCACAGTGCCGGGACCTACCGCGTGACGGACGGCCGAGGTGGTGCATCCGATGGCACGCAGCGTTTCGCTCCCTTGAATAGCTGGCCCGACAACGCGAACTTGGACAAAGCTCGACGGTTGCTTTGGCCCATCAAACAGAAATACGGTCGCAAGATTTCTTGGGCGGACTTGATGGTGTTGACCGGCAACTGCGCCTTGGAAGACATGGGTTTCAAGACGCTCGGATTCGCGGGCGGTCGCGAAGACGTTTGGGAACCTCAGAAGGACGTCTACTGGGGACCGGAAACCAAATGGCTGGGCGACAAGCGATACACCGACGACCGTGAGTTGGACAATCCTTTGGCGGCCGTTCAAATGGGTTTGATCTACGTGAACCCGGAAGGCCCCAACGGCAAACCGGACCCAATCGCCGCAGCGAAGGACATTCGCGAAACGTTTGGTCGCATGGCGATGAACGATGAAGAAACCGTGGCGTTGATCGCCGGTGGTCACACGTTCGGAAAGGCTCACGGTGCGGCTACGCCCGAAGGCAACGTGGGACCGGAACCGGAAGGAGAAGCGTTGGAAGCTCAGGGTTTGGGTTGGATCAACTCTCGCGGAACGGGCAACGGATCAGACACGATCACCAGCGGTCTGGAAGGTGCTTGGACCTCGACACCGGCCGAATGGTCGCATGGCTACTTTGAAAACTTGTTCGGCTACGAATGGAAGCTGGTCAAGAGTCCCGCCGGTGCGTACCAGTGGACTCCCGTCGATGAAAATGCAAAGGGCACCGTGCCCGACGCCCACGATGAATCCAAATCGCATGCACCGATGATGTTCACGACGGACTTGGCTCTGCGAATGGATCCAGCCTACGGAAAGATTTCGCGTCGTTTCTACGAAAACCCAGAACAGTTCGAGGAAGCCTTTGCGAAGGCTTGGTACAAGCTGACTCACCGTGACATGGGGCCCGTTTCGCGTTTGTTGGGTTCGGAAGTTCCCGAGCCTCAACTGTGGCAAGACCCCGTGCCGGAGGTGTCGCACGACTTTGTGGGTGCCAATGAGATCGAGCAACTGAAGCAAAAGATCTTGGCCACCGGTTTGGACTCGTCCGATTTGGTCTCGACCGCATGGGCATCCGCCTCGACGTTCCGTGGCAGCGACATGCGTGGGGGAGCCAACGGAGCACGTCTTCGTTTGGCACCTCAAAAAGATTGGGCGGTCAATGAACCGGCTCAGTTGCAACAAGTCCTCAGCAAACTGGAAGCAGTGCGTTCGGAGTTCAACGCATCACGCAAGGACAACGTCCGGATTTCGATGGCGGACATGATTGTGTTGGCTGGAAACGCGGGGGTCGAAGCGGCTGCGATGAAAGCCGGGCATCCGGTCCAAGTTCCGTTCGCACCTGGACGCACCGATGCGACGCAGGAGATGACCGATGTGGAAAGTTTTGAAGTGATGGAGCCCATCGCCGATGGATTCCGAAACTACCAAGCTCACAACGCCGATCGTCCCGCAGAAGAACTGTTGGTCGACAAAGCCAACTTGCTGACGTTGACCGCACCGGAAATGGCGGTGTTGGTTGGTGGGATGCGAGTGCTGGACACCAACGCGGGTGCTGGCCCACTGGCGGACTTGGGGAAATTCACCAAGCGTCCTGGCTCTCTGACCAACGATTTCTTTGTGAACTTGTTGGACATGAACACGATTTGGAAGAAGTCGCCAATGTGCGAACACTTCTTCGAAGGTCGCGACCGTGATTCCGGCAACCTGAAGTGGACCGCCAGCCGCGTCGATTTGGTTTTCGGTTCGAACTCACAATTGCGTTCGATCGCCGAGGTGTACGCCAGCGAAGACGCCAAGGAGAAGTTTGTGGAAGACTTCGTTGCCGCTTGGACCAAAGTCATGAATCTAGACCGTTTCGACCTCGAAACCACCAGCGACACCGGCACCCAAGTCGCCGCGAACTGA
- a CDS encoding outer membrane protein assembly factor BamB family protein, whose amino-acid sequence MDKPFRFGRSANSLIAILLACGSILWHSTLAQSSDWYRFRGPSGDGIAEPGSDVPIEWSSEHHVAFRTSLAGQGWSSPVVSKGRIYLSAAIPMDGEDNEEATNFHLSLLILDAQSGTLLKTVALMQQTAEKSPKIHKKNSHASPTPIVAGDRVFVHFGYQGTACVDLDGKLLWTNRDLYFKPVHGNGGTPVLVNDRLIFTCDGLKDPKVVALDTTTGKVAWETARPVDADRKFSFCTPLVINVNGRTQVIAPGSDCVLALDPVGGDVIWQVRYTGYSVIPKPIYHAGLVILSTSYDSPSMLAIDPTGQGDVTETHLKWSLRRNVPHTPSMLAQDGLIYSISDDGIAMCVEAAAGEMIYKKRVGGGFSASPILVDNRIYYTDEAGLTTVIATGRDYEVLAENDLGERTLASMAVDGNALLIRTANAIYRIEE is encoded by the coding sequence ATGGACAAGCCATTTCGATTCGGACGTTCTGCCAACAGCTTGATCGCTATCTTGCTGGCGTGCGGAAGTATTCTTTGGCATTCCACGCTCGCTCAATCATCCGATTGGTATCGCTTTCGCGGGCCCTCCGGTGACGGGATCGCGGAACCTGGAAGCGACGTTCCAATTGAGTGGTCATCGGAGCACCACGTCGCATTCCGGACTTCCCTTGCCGGGCAAGGTTGGTCGTCCCCCGTGGTTTCGAAAGGACGGATCTATCTTTCCGCCGCCATTCCGATGGATGGCGAAGACAATGAGGAAGCAACGAACTTCCATCTTTCGCTGCTAATCCTGGATGCACAGAGCGGAACGCTGTTGAAGACGGTTGCGTTGATGCAACAAACAGCGGAGAAGAGCCCCAAAATTCACAAGAAAAATTCGCACGCCAGCCCAACACCGATTGTCGCCGGCGACCGTGTGTTTGTGCATTTTGGCTATCAGGGCACCGCTTGCGTCGATTTGGACGGAAAGCTGCTTTGGACCAACCGTGATTTGTATTTCAAACCGGTGCACGGAAATGGCGGCACGCCGGTCTTGGTGAACGACCGGCTGATCTTCACCTGCGATGGTTTAAAAGACCCCAAAGTCGTGGCATTGGACACGACGACGGGCAAGGTTGCTTGGGAGACCGCTCGTCCCGTTGATGCCGATCGGAAATTTTCGTTCTGCACCCCGTTGGTGATCAACGTCAACGGGCGGACCCAGGTCATTGCTCCGGGCAGCGATTGCGTCCTTGCGTTGGATCCGGTCGGTGGCGACGTGATTTGGCAGGTGCGATACACGGGATATTCCGTCATTCCCAAACCCATCTACCACGCTGGACTGGTCATTCTTTCCACCAGCTACGATTCGCCTAGCATGTTGGCAATTGATCCGACCGGCCAGGGTGACGTGACGGAAACGCATCTCAAATGGTCGTTGCGTCGCAACGTTCCCCACACGCCATCCATGTTGGCTCAAGACGGTTTGATCTACTCCATCAGCGATGATGGCATCGCGATGTGCGTGGAAGCGGCCGCGGGCGAGATGATCTACAAAAAGCGAGTTGGTGGTGGTTTTTCGGCGTCTCCGATTTTGGTCGACAACAGAATCTACTACACCGACGAAGCAGGCCTGACCACAGTGATCGCGACGGGCCGTGACTACGAAGTTCTGGCGGAGAACGATTTGGGTGAACGAACGCTCGCGTCGATGGCCGTTGATGGAAACGCGTTGCTGATACGAACCGCCAATGCGATTTACCGGATCGAAGAATGA